In Epinephelus lanceolatus isolate andai-2023 chromosome 7, ASM4190304v1, whole genome shotgun sequence, the genomic stretch ATGCAGCTGACCAGTGGCGACTGACTGACCAAAGATCCCTGTTAAGTAACGTTAATGAAACAGATTCTTTGTACTTGTTCATTCAACCTACGTGAGCGCGTGCACGCCGGCTGACAGAATGTCTCTTTTTTACGCTACAAACGACAGTTATGCAACTTAAAAAGTCACAGTTAAAATGGTAAtcatgcattttaaaatgttcataGCGTATTTTGTGGGAAATGTACTCACTTTTCCAGCTGTCTCCATGTTGCTTCCTCCAGCACGAGAAGGAGGGGCGGGAGGCGCGCGGCCGTAAATGAGTTACCGCCGGGACCAATCAGAGACGAGCATGCGTGACGAAAGCATGGCGCAGGCGCAGTGGAGAAAACAGTTTCACTAACGGTTGATAAAAACCCCTCATGATCCTGTTTCTGGACACATAACATGGACTTAAGGACAATTctgtccaaataattattttttacagacAAAGAGATGTTCTGCCTTGCACTTTCATTGTGTGTTGCCCCTTGTGGTATTGTTTTGGTACcaatattttatatttgacTTGTATATTATAATATTTGATGCTTGCACTTGTTattgaaaataatttgaaacaagtacatttatatacacagatCTTAATTTGCCAAATTGCACCTTTAATTCATTCTTTTTGGTGGATGTTTTCGGTTTACTTTAGTCTCTTGAACATGTAAAACAAGAATAGAGAATTCACCATACAACAATGATAACCAGCTATTTGTCTGaagattttaaaaatgctgttttgtttatgtCCTTATTGTTCAATCTCAGTCTGTCTTATATCTTTCTGACAATATGTAGTTTCTATTATGtctgtaacatttatttttgttcaacaaagtaCCACAATAACAGTTggaaaatatatcaaaatatttttctttctttcatttagGGTAGGGGTGGACAACCTTTACTGATAAAAGCGGCATTATTGGccaaataaaattttaaaaaaaatctgtctaaagctgcaaaacatatttagaTAAAAGCTAACACCCTATAAAGACTAAATTAGCCCCTCAAAATTAGGaacaggtctaaatgagcattcattaatatgatttacTACGAGGTGGTTACTCTGCAATTtactatttataattatttagtaCTTAAGCTTTGTAGTGTTGCtggtgaaagcaaatgaatctgtccacacactattaaaccctctttttttatccaaaacatttccttttttggattttgaATCTATAGCTAGCCTTGATAGAGAGACTCAGGGCTAGCCACTGCTAAAATTTAGGGGATAAGGAACCAGGTAGTAGATGTATGATGCCTGTTGAGAgattttttaattcaatgtatAGGCTACATGTTTTTATAATGGTAAAATGTAAtaatcactttaggcctacaacaatgacaaatgaaaatctggatgttaaaaaataaacatgattcaCTTCCAGataattttatgtcaaagccacagggagccactgcaGAGCAGCATCTGGCTTTGGAGCcccaggttgcctacccctggtgTAAGGCATATGAACCAACATTAGGGTTTTGatttaagttttacagtaaGTGTAACGCAACATCACCAATTCATCAGAATTTCTCACTATACTATATGTGGGTTGGTGACGGTATTGATTtgtataataaagtaaaaattaGCTTAATTTTGTTGATGTCAATACAGATATCATgataattaatattttgttgaataaccttgtttaaaaaaagaacctAAAATGATATCTACTGCTTTTCCCTCATATTGTCATAATCTATGAATATTTATatacttttcatttttacaagTCTAACTACGGGACACAAAATGTCTCATAATTCACTGAAACCAGTATACAGATGTCCACTATAGGTTTTCAAGTATCCACTTTGTACGATGATTGGCTTTCAAACTGTACCTCCGCAGCAGATGTATGTGAAACCTTGTGGTGTCAGTGTGGAGTTCTGCACAGTAATGGCCAAACCTCACAATGAATCAACAAGTAGTAGTAAGACACATGCAGGGAGAAATATTTTCTAGCTACATTTAGACACCTGGataaacctttttttcttattccCCACCTCCCCTCACCTCTTCTCCTATTAAgacctaaaaaaataaaacagagacacagctACAAAGCACCTTTTAATCAAGGCCttcaacaaaaatgtgacaacatTCTGCTCAAGATTTTACAACTTATgggtattaaaatgttttaactaACAGCATATAAATTCTGATTTCCCCACATATTTTCCCGAATCGCCACATCGGAGGAGATGAATACACAGAGGTTTGTGAATGTTCAAAGGGACAGAGTAACTCTCCCTGACAGGCTGAAAGGTCCCTGTTATGTAACACACAGGCATACATGAGaaccttttaaataaaaatcatcCATCATATTTCAAAACTGGTacaaaaatagaacaaaaaagggaaaatccATTCAAGTTCTCTGAACAGAGGCAATGTCCATACTCTGAGTCCAACAGGCCAGGCAGTGGCACAGCCTTCTTGCTTGTGTAGCACAGGACAGGCATGAGACCATCACACCATCGCTGTCAGATCATCTCCCACCTACAATGAAGAGCCAAAAAAAGTGTTACCTTCACACCAGGGAAGACAAGTATAATTTGAGAAtgcaaacactgaaaaaagggCAAACCTCTGAatcctcgtcctcctccacctcttcctctgaaacctcctcctccacctcgtCCACCTCCAAATCCTCCGCCGCGGCCGCCTCCAAATCCTCCACCGCGGCCCCCTCGGAAACCGCCTGAAACAATAACAGAATTAATCAAACCACTCGTACAAGCCGTGCTCTGAACAGACACAAAGGAAGCACACTTTAAAGCCACAGCAAGTCTGACTGACAGATAATCACAGCATGAGCGTCCAAGTGGGAAAAACTGTGTCGGGAGCTGCACATTCATCAACAATAGGAGACAGGATTAATTAAAATGAGACACAGTTTGGATGCCTCACCTCCACGACCACcacctcttcctccacctctacCACCTCGGCCTCCTCTTGGTGGACCCTTCTCTCCTGGCGGCCTGGGGAGGAATCTCTGCAGCGGGAGGAGCTTCATTGGATCTATATAAAACTAAAAGACATTGCAAATTACAAAACAGTGTAACACACAAAGGCACTGAAATGCTTTTCAGTATGCAAATGCACTACTTTAATATGTAAAAACAAATTTTATACCTTCTGCATTTTCTTAAATGAAGACGCCTTCATGTTTTCAGAAAGTTTGACTGAAAAATACTGCAAGGATAAGTTAAGGAATTAACAGgattttgagcaccacaatgATATTAATCAATGATATTTAACCCACAGAGGGAGGctgatatttgcatttttccacTTCAGGTTGTTTCAGAGGGTCAGAGGCTGAAATAAGAACAACAGAAAGGATACAAAGTCCCGGAGCTGGCCAAAAATCTCATCCACCTTCCCGATCTGCTCCTTGTTTTCCAGGTACACTGGGGCGTTGAAGTAGGGaactttgttttcctctgtcgTACACTTGCACACAATGTCGTCTTCACATGGATGCATAAACTCTCCCAGTGCTGCACAGAAACAATAAACAagtgttagctggaggcaaaaactGTACCCAGGCCCAGTATCAACATCCGCCTTTGGTCGACTTTATGAGTCCTTTATATGACTTCCAAAAGTTTGCAACTGTTGAGATATGGAAGATTGCCAAGTGTTTTAcagctttcagaaaacgctaAGATGACTGCATGACTGCACAGTCACTTGCATGCGTTTCTTGCTTTCCAGGAACTTCTACATCATTCTGTCCAAACGCTGATGTTGACACACACGGTATTTAAAAGTTGAAAACTAATTATGGCAACTTTCTGATGACATCGACTCTCATGATTCAGGTGATGTCATTCAAAGTGTGTGATGGCTTAGTGTTTAGTGCTAAGAGCTAATACCAGCGCTGGACCcgacagtttgggacatttacAGGCTGTCAGCTTCTGCAACATCTTTTCAGCAGTTCTGGTTTTATGATCTTACCGACGACATATTCTGGAGGACCGTAGTCTTGTTGTCTATTAAAACCGCCTCTGCCGCCACCACGTCCAAATCCaccacctcttcctcctcctcctctgaatcCTCCACCTCGGTTAAATccacctcctctgcctcctcgtCCACCACCTCCTCTGTAAGACATTTTTCTTCAAACCCTctgtgagaaacacaaaatgagagaaaacaagtcagaacaaaaaacatgacaaatcaTAATTAGTAAAATTTAGCATGGTTGCTTGTTTGTCTCCGACCTTTATTGAATACATTAGATACATGGAGGATGCACATTCCAGATTTTCATTATAAAAGTTGTAGAAAATATATTTCGGATtataaaataattgaaaaaataaattttgttgcacaacaaataaaaaaatgcggGGAAAAGTATGAAACGACGAAAACAAAAACCTGCAGGGTCTGCTTAACAATGAtatgaaatgtttaaaatcagTGGTCCCCAACTAGTGGGTCCAGGTCAATTCTGAaaggaccgcaagtgactcacaaacgtgtcaagtttgtacaaaagaaaatttattttgaagtacagagAATTTCccgcacagagcttttattttaaagtgccgtttcctgctgttgaGTGAGCACCTAATGGACAGCtatttaacagagacagcaaactagctcgaggGCATGGCCacacacaagtatgacgctgaatgaattaaactgtgtggaccttgtaGTAATGACtagggagaaatctggaccctgtggctggaccagtggGGAGGGATGGCAGGAGAAATACCTGCACACCAGTTCAATTGAGCTGGACAgccacaacaaaaaaataaaataaaaaaaaatttcaatttaGTCAGAACATTTGTGCCCAAAAAAAGGCTGCTCACAGTGCAAAAAATAATTGActgataaatgattaaaaaacagcagcaaacgttTCAGTCCTTGACCATCATCAGTGCAGACGCACCCAAGATAAAACTTTTCTGTTGCCCTAAGTTTCCCAGCAGCCCTAagactggaccagttgggaaccactgatctaaatAATGTAGTGGTTTTTGCCATTTTACAATTTTTGAGTGTTAAATTTTTAACAGTGGTCATGTTTTAAAATCAGTATctagaaatatataaaaaggACAGTGGCCTTTtaagccagtggttcccaatcgTTCCTGACATGGGGTCCAAATTTCTCCTTTGTCATtagctcaaggtccacacagtttaatatattcaacatcatacttgtgtttggccagtTGTGGAGCTAGttagctgtctctgttaagtagctgtccgttagtcactcattctacagcaggaaacagcacttcaaaataaaagctctgtgccggaaattcactgtacttaattaaatttctttttcacaaacttgacaTATGCAAGTTACTTGCAGTcaattcagaatggacctgcaactagggatgcaccgctCCGATATCTGAATCGAATATcgccccgatatcatcaaaatagatggatcgggtattggaaaatgcaacctatacctgagatgatcctttccctttaaatctattgcgatGCAAGCCacgtcatacgtcatggagcgaaggagagaatctgctgtgtggaggtatttcacactatttcaactgctgttgcacaattgtttatttttgtaaaaaataaatagttcatcattgcattaatctgtttcatcttgtttcattttatcttaggaaagaactatgtagtcatcaatgcctgatgcctctagtcttttctgttttacatgtaaaggtatatagctttttaggtcaaccatggtattgGATCAgtatcgggtatcggctgatactcaaagccacagcatcgggattGGTATCAAAACTGAAAAATCTGGATCAGTGCATCTGTACATGCATCCCACTTTTGGACCTggacccaccagctgggaactACTGATCTAAACATTTCAGCTTCATGCCGTCTGTTTCACAGACCCAGctggtttctttcttctcccTGCATTTTTTAACTGTTGTGCAACTTTACAGCTGGAAAAGGTACTTCTTAATATAAATCATATGTCAGAatttcactgtacttaaaaacaaagtgtgttttcaacaaacttgacacatttgcgagtcacttccggtccattcagaatggattagcgacccacttttggaccaggaCCCACTAGTTAGGAACTGCCGTTTTAAGCCACATTACTTTTTTGAATAAAGCAttttgataaaataataataaagtaattAAGTGCCTTCGATCAGCCGTGAAATTGGGATTGTTAAAAATGAGTATCTATCCTTGTTGACATCTTTTTAACGTGTTTTGACCCAAAAAGAAGTGGCATGAAAACAAACTACAAACCCATATATTCAATCGTTTCCTTTTCACAGTTATAAAAAGTGCATCTATTGTTCATTTGGAAATTAAAGATTTCAGCTTTAACTGGGTAGTATCCATTCAACGAGCTAACTGTGAATTCAGCAGCACTACATAACTGCTAGCTAACATGCTAGCTCACTTTCGTCATTAAAACTCCACAATTCAGCCGCATTTCCGCCACAAACcaaaacattatgttttcacTTCAACGTGTAACCTTCTTTAAAAGTCTGTAACATTATCTACACACACTTAAAGCACATTACTCACAAAGTTTATCGGCTTGCAGCTGCTATTTACTCCGAGTGACTTCCATGCGATGACAACACGTGTGGCTGAGGGCTGCCGTAAAGCTCTTCACCACTGTCGGGAAGTCTCGTAAAGTCATGTAAGTAAAACACGATCCATTCGCGTCCTCGTATGCATATTTAAAGGAGTAGGCGGTCAGCTGATTGACTCATCCACAAGCCAAAGATAAGAAACACGGTCAGTATGAATTTACGGACTTCATTATACAGATAATACAATCCCAAAGTTATTTCTGTTAGACTAGCTGATGTGCGCATGTGTGAACACTCTGttaatgtgattattttgttcaaatGCAGggaatttaattattaaacatCACTCAACTATGTCGACAACAGGTCAGGTAAGAAAATAATCCTCCTTTACGATACATAACAAGTATAAACTGGTTATTATTGTATTGTGTACTGGTGTCTTTATTCTGGAAACTGGTTGAGTTTGATGTTACCCCATTTTGTGCCTCACCTATGTTAAAGTAGGATTACACTCTCATGACAGACACAGCTGCCCCACCCAAGTGACTTTTCATTTGAGACGGGCTGATGAACACGATGTAACCGCCAACCAAACAACAtacatatgttttttatttctccctAAGGTGATTAAATGCAAAGCAGCTGTGGCATGGGAGCCTGGGAAGCCTGTGTCCATTGAGGATGTGGACGTGGCCCCACCTAAAGAGCACGAAGTCCGCATCCAGGTCAGCTGCTCATCGCAAGCTTGTCTGCCACGCAGGGAAAATATCCAAATTTGGTTGTGAATGTGGACACTCACACAGCAAAGGTTCCAGTGTTAACAGTTGGCAGTGGTGTTAGATTTTATCCGGATTAACATGACTAATAGGAACAACAACTTCTCACAGTGATAAATAAACCAAGCTTCATGCAGATGTTATTTCTTGTTTTGACTCTGATCATCACACAGGCCCCTGATGCTGACAGGAAACATGTGCATTCAACTTCCTCTGTATCATTTTGCATCTTGTTGATATGAATATTACATCCTGAGACTGTCACACGAGTCAGCACCACACCTGTTTGTGCAGGTTGTTGCCACAGGCGTGTGCCACACAGACTGGGAATACCTGTACGAGGCTGGAAGAGGGATGAAGTTCAGACCGTTCCCATTGGTTCTCGGCCACGAAGCAGCAGGGATAGTGGAGAGTGTCGGTCCTGGAGTCACCAAATTCTCACCGGGTAAGCTGTACAGCTCACAACAAACAAGCCGACATGACCTAACATGACCTAGCATGACATGACATTTAACTGTGGCTGATGTGGTTTGTCTGCTTTGTCTTTTGTTGGCAGGCGACAAAGTTATTCCTCTTTTTCTGCCACAGTGTGGGGATTGTGATCGATGTCGGAGTCCTAAAACCAATCACTGCAGGAAGAACTGGTGATAAATAAGTCATCACATGTTTACCCACACAAGTCACCAGTGTTGTCATGGCATTTCACTGAGTCATTGCttccttttttgtgtcttttaggtCATACACACAAGTGGGTGTCCTGGCTGATGGCACAAGCAGGATTTCTTGCAAGGGGCAGCAGGTCTACCAGTTCCTCGGCGTCAGTTCCTTCTCCCAGTACACTGTGGTTATCGACACCTCACTTGCGAAGATAAGAAGTGATGCACCGCTGGACAAAGTGTGTCTGCTGGGCTGTGGAGTCTCCACCGGTTATGGTGCTGCTGTTAATGCAGCCCAGGTAAGAGGATACAGATCTGCTGTGTACACTCAGTTCAAATCATACTTTGAATTCTCACCGTCTCTGATGCGAACCTGTGCTGTGTGACAGAGTCCTGTCTGTGCTTAGAATTACATGGATGCTATGAATTTACAAAGATGTAATTTATAAACAGTTTAGCCTATTATAACAAAATGGATTTATTATATGAAGGAAAACATCTTTGTTGCAATTTGAATTTGACATGTTCCTAAATTGCTGCCCGATGAGGTTACCAGTATGTTGCAGGGCTGTAGTTACTTATTTTCCCCACTAGATGTCAGTAAATAACATGAGCGCCACATAAGTGGACTTTCtgggttaaaaaaaattcattaatCCAATATTCTGCTCCAAATACCACACAAAGGAAGTTTTGTAGAAAAGATTAAAGGTCTGTAGAAAATATAAAGGTTTGCAGACAGTTCcctcaaaataaagaaaatgatcaAACTTGTTTTTAATATTGCGCAGACAGCACTgctcagtggcaaaacaaagtGGAAGTGTGAATAAAACTAGAATAATGGCAAAGCAGTCTTGCACGCCTGATAAGAATCAGTTCTTTCAAAATACTCAAGCTAATAGAAAATTTAAAGGATGACTCCGGCATTTCTCAACTTGGACCCTATTTCCCCGTGTAAACCGGTCAAAGAGACTGTTGTGAACAACAATGTTtaaaactggttcagtattgagcaagCTGgcaacagccagcagccacGGGATGAGCTGCAGTGGAAGCACACGGGATAGTTGAGCACCATCACTGTATGTCTGAGTGGCTCAGATTTTTATTTGAAGTCTCTGAAGTGTCTCTTTCCCTTTCACTTGATCTGTTTGTTATTGCCTCGCTAAGCAGTCCACTCTTCGTGCGTATACTCCAGCTCACATAAATACCGGCGGCAATCAAATTCAAAAGCCTCATCCACAAGATTGAAATCAGGTGAATAATCATCCATGACACTATATGTCTTCACACTAAACTATGTCTACTGCAAAATACCTACTCTCTGCAGGACCCACACACATTTCCACTGTTGTCTTTCTGTGACATCTCGTGATATTTCAGAGCAGGCCTCCACTTAACGaggcaataacaaacagaccggaTCAAGTGAAAGATAAAGAGTAACTCCAGATAATCAAGATAACAATCGGAGCCACTCGGTggtaaaaataaccacttttaatggacatacagTGACAATGTTTAGTTGCCCCGCGTGCCTCCACTGCAGCTCCCATAATACAGGAGCAATTAAAAAGTTGTTGTTCATATCAGTGTCTTTGATCAGTTTACACAGGGAAAGAGGGACCACGTTGAAAAATggcgaagttatcctttaagcaAGGGGATcgtaaaataaagttttactcatatttttatatgtagagcatgtgttgtttttaaatcaagCTATGCAAATCTAttacaaacaataataaaagcAAATACAGCTTAAAAACATAATAAGCAAGGGCATAGGTTTCATTTCCACATTAAGGGGGGAACGACACGCAAGTGTGGAGGAGTCAAACAAGCCCTTAATTTGTATGCATCAGGTCTTGCTCTTTCTGCAgcagtttatggtgtaaatgcctttaatttattcaaaataaaagtcctctgctactttaatggttttaatcagggagacaaatgcacatgtaaatatTGAGGGAGATGTGtccccaaaatctacacctatgtcAAAGCTGCCTTGCATTGACATAGGCGTAGATATACACCATAAGCTGACACAGAAAAGGTAAGACCTGATGCATACAAACTGTTAAGGGCTTGCTTGACTTCTCCACATTGTCAAGGGGTAGGTTTCATCTAAACATTGAATCAGGGGGTGGGGGtctggtgatttttttgcatcagtttatggtgtaaatgtctctaattttgttaaaataaaagtcctctgctactttcgtGTTTCCATCAGGGGGGACACATGCGCatattctaaatattgaggaAGATGTGTCCCCTGCGTCACCCCAGAAATCTATACCTATATGTATGAGAATAAAATGGGCCAATTGAAgcgaaaaagaaaagaaaaaaaagtgtatgaTGGGTTTGTTTTGAAGAAAGAAGACAAACTGCTCTGTATGAAAGTTGGCAGTGAACTTGATGAAGTGATCTCATCAGATGTCTCTCAGACAGCCGTCGGTTGACCGACTCCTAAATGGTGTGCATCCAGGTTGAAAAGGATTCCTCATGTGCCGTGTTTGGACTCGGAGCTGTCGGACTGGCGGCCATCATGGGCTGCCAGGCTGCTGAGGCGAAAAGGATCATCGCGGTGGACGTCAACCCTGACAAGTTTGAGATAGCGAAAAAGTTTGGAGCCACTGATTGTGTCAACCCCAAAGATCATGAAAAGCCCATCCAGGAGGTAGTGGTGGAGATGACGGAAGGAGGGGTGGACTACGCTCTGGAGTGTGTTGGAAGTACAGCTATTATGGTGGGTTTCTTGATgtgttcagaaacattttaatatttgattCCTACAAGTGCAGTAGGACGTCTGTACAGTGTCACCACAGAGTAGGTGTGTAATGCAGTATGTGCACATAGGTTTGTTAAGAAATTACACAATCTTTCACTTACATAATTTGCTGTTGTGTAATTGTCATGTCTTTACATTCTAGTTTAATCACATTGTGTACATTTGTGTATTAAGACAACTGATGCTTTGTGTTGCTCCAGAGCGCTGCGCTTGAGTCTACAACAGACGCCTGGGGCACCTGTGTCATCGTTGGGTGGTCAGAGACGGAAGCCATGGAAGTCGTGGTTGAAAAGATCCTGATGGGACGCACTTTGAAGGGGACTTATTTTGGAGGTGAAATTAAAACAAGTTATCAGGCCATGTAAAAAATGGGCTTCTGTAATGGTTCAGCAACAATACATGGTAATTAGAATGACAGAGATATTGAGTAATTCAGTGTATCATTGTTCATTGAGGCAGGTTGCAGCAAACATCTGATATGCACTGAACATCTAATATATCTAACATCATAAAAGTATCCAAAGGAGGGGAATTCTTGAGGCCAAAAAAATGTGCGATTACAAGAAAAGATGAAGAGGAAAAGTGCCTTTCTCAGGGGCTCATGAAAGATCGCTATTTTGTAGTTCTTGAGGACTCAGTTCTGATGTCCTCTTCCATAGGCTGGAAGAGTGTGGACGATGTGCCTAAACTGGTGGATGCCTACATGAACAAAAAGCTGAAGCTGGATGAGTTTATCACCCACACCCTCCCTCTGAAAGAAATTAATGTGGCCTTTGAATATATGAGAACCGGGACAAGGTAAGACcttatttatttgtgacgtgtgtgtgcgtgtgtgtgtgtgtgtgtgtgtgtgtgtgagagtgtgtgagtgagagtgtgAGTGAGATTTACATTGGGGTGGGGGGCAACAATACAGTAAAGGGGAACCCtactttaaggtccagtgtgtaagatttagggggatttagtggcatctagtggtgaggactgcatattgcaaccagctgaaacttctcctggttaaaaTTCCTCTagcgttcattgttcaggaggtttttaccgggagctgaatcatcagcagaggtctcttcctcaaacggaccaggggcctcatttataaaagagtgcttaggattcatactaagAGTTGACGTGcacccaaaagctgaaaatggcgtgcgcaaaaaaataatctgatttataaaaccgtgcacacgcacacttgcacgcaatgttctcttaataaatcacagacctcctggagttgtgcgcaccTAGCTCCGCCTCATATTCcgccctctacacgccctagttcaaccataaatggtcatgcaaatcacctcatgaatgcgatctgcatataaataagtGGTCTCTCGTGTGAGTCACGGCGACAGGtgagaaacgaaccaaaaaacggaatttctccgagactgagctagagaccctttaacgggaggtggaggactgaagacagattttatttggtggccacagcagcgggaCCACCAATAAAAGAAAGCGAgaaaagtggcaacacatcagcgctgctgatgctgtcagctgtgtctgtgggactgcacagacagtgacagaacaaaaaaaaaaaagtggtctgatccaaatatttctactcctttaccaacatgtagttaatgtgttgcttttaaatttgaggatgtttgacattgatgtgcgacataaagaatcacatttattacaggtggaggcaaaaaggagtatGTGCCAGTGTCATCTTGCACAATTACACACGAGGGTCaccgcagtatttatatgtttatggcaattagtctgatctcacacccggcctgaattacagcatgaaccagtggtatccctgtcccaaaatacaacgtgtaatttgaaatacaattcaaagatgaaagtgtaataggtGAACATGTTTCTTCatgccggttttgtcatgaacaacacatgtctaagtagggctgatgaaatgagtgtaacgggatctaaggtggatatagcgtgacattaaatttgtgtgagacataaataaaaatctgactccact encodes the following:
- the gar1 gene encoding H/ACA ribonucleoprotein complex subunit 1, translated to MSYRGGGGRGGRGGGFNRGGGFRGGGGRGGGFGRGGGRGGFNRQQDYGPPEYVVALGEFMHPCEDDIVCKCTTEENKVPYFNAPVYLENKEQIGKVDEIFGQLRDFYFSVKLSENMKASSFKKMQKFYIDPMKLLPLQRFLPRPPGEKGPPRGGRGGRGGGRGGGRGGGFRGGRGGGFGGGRGGGFGGGRGGGGGFRGRGGGGRGFRGGR
- the LOC117260478 gene encoding alcohol dehydrogenase class-3-like, whose translation is MSTTGQVIKCKAAVAWEPGKPVSIEDVDVAPPKEHEVRIQVVATGVCHTDWEYLYEAGRGMKFRPFPLVLGHEAAGIVESVGPGVTKFSPGDKVIPLFLPQCGDCDRCRSPKTNHCRKNWSYTQVGVLADGTSRISCKGQQVYQFLGVSSFSQYTVVIDTSLAKIRSDAPLDKVCLLGCGVSTGYGAAVNAAQVEKDSSCAVFGLGAVGLAAIMGCQAAEAKRIIAVDVNPDKFEIAKKFGATDCVNPKDHEKPIQEVVVEMTEGGVDYALECVGSTAIMSAALESTTDAWGTCVIVGWSETEAMEVVVEKILMGRTLKGTYFGGWKSVDDVPKLVDAYMNKKLKLDEFITHTLPLKEINVAFEYMRTGTSIRTVISLS